The genome window AGAAAAGCCATATCTCATGCGAAATTGTACTTAGATCATCATGATAAGGCAATGCTGAATTCCGCCATTTCCGTAACACTCCCGTCGTTTCTCGGAGTAGTAGCGATCGCTTTCCTAGTTCAGTTTTCACTCGAGATTGGAACAGATGGAAGTATCATCCTAGCGTTTCTCTATATTTTTACTCGTCTTGTTCAACAGCTATCGTCGGTTGTCGGTGGTGTAAATGCGCTAACCAACGAATTTCCATCCTTTCAGATTGCAATGAGATACTTCTCACTCAGTCAGACTCAGCCGATAGAGGAAAGTGAGGCGAAGAGAAAAAGCGTTAATATACCACCATCGATCGTGATCAAAGACATGAGTTTTTCTTGGGAAAAGAATGTCGAACCTATATATAGAGATTACTGCTTAGAGATACAAGCCGGCTCTATTGTAGGAATTATGGGAGAAAGTGGGTGCGGTAAATCTACACTCCTTCAACTAATTCTGGGGCAAATTGAGCCTTCAAAGGGGAGTTTATACGTAGCTGGGAAGCCTGCAGTTACTTTTGCAAAAGAGTCAACTCGTAGTATCGCTTACGTCGGACCTGACCCTTATCTTTTTGATGGAACAGTGAGAGATAATCTCTGCTTTGGGCTTGATGAAGTGCCTAGTGATATTGATATATGGGAAGCGCTAGAAAAAGCGGAAATTTCATCGAGAATAGTAGATTTAGACGAGAGGTTCGATAGACATAGAGAAAAATTTTCGACAGGTGAAAAACAACGGTTGGCAATTGCGAGGGCATTGCTTAGAAGTCCAAAATTGCTTATTTTGGATGAAGCGTCAGCTAACCTTGATCATAGTACGGAGTCGCATCTTGCTTTAACTATCAGAAAGTTCGCAGGAGACTGCACGATCATAATGGTCTCGCATCGGAAGAACTTCTTGAAGTACTGTAATGAAGTTATTGACTTAGGAGCTAGCTAATTCCTTCTTGGACAATGTTGTGAATTCGAATAACTCCCTCAACTTTATGATTTACGTCAACCACAGGGATGACATTCACTGGCTTCTTCTCAAATTCCATAATTTGCAAAGCTTCTATGGCAAGCCTATCTTTGGAAATTATGGCAGGGTTTTTGGTGCAAATTTCACTTGCTTTACAAGAAAATATGTCGCTCTTACGGCTAGCAACTGCTCTTCTTATATCTCCATCCGTAATAATACCTTGCAAATGGTTGAAGTCATCTACAACTAGTACAGAGCCACATCCACTGATGGAGATGCTACTGACTATATCCATGAAGTGTGTGTCAGTTTTAATAAGTGTAGCCTTCTGCATGAGCCTTGATACCGTCATGGTCAATTTCTTCCCTAGGCTGCCAGAAGGGTGGTTGTAGGCAAACTCCTCTTTAGTAATCCCGGCGGACTGAGCCACTAAGACTGCTAGTATATCCGCAACTATCAAACTTATAGTACTTGAAGTAGTGGGGGCTAGGTTGTTATGGCATAGTTCTCTTTGGATGGAAGCATCGAAAACAATATCACATTCTCTAGCTAGCCGAGATTCCCTGTCTCCTAGTATTCCAATAACTTGAAATTGCCTTGATTTTGCATGTGGCAGTAGATCTAGCAGTTCGTGAGTGCTCCCACTATTACTAAAAATGAACATCAGTCCCTTGGTCTCTAAAATCCCTAAGTCGCCGTGCAGGGCTTCTACGGGGTGTAAAAAAATTGCTCTAAAACTTAAGCTTCGAAGAGTTGAAGACATCTTTTCCGCTATTATTCCAGACTTACCGATTCCGCTTGTAACGATCTGAACATTACTACCTCTGATCAGGCTCAAAAGAGAAGATACTGAATCTTCGTTTCGACTTGAAAGAGAGCGAAGTTCATCTATAAGAAGTTGAATACAACTCTTATAGATCGTTTGACCACTTTTAAGATTTGGTTCTGTCTGTAGATCTGCTTGTTCATACATTAAGTTCTGCTCCACTGTTCTTATTATTGCGATCGTATGACTCAGATTTCTGAGAGCATGAGTTCATACACTCCCTCGCCTGAAACCATTCACTACTGAATTCAATATCTCTAAACTCATTGAAAAACGGTCCACCGAGAGTAAAGTGAACATTCTTTGGTTTTCCTGTCTTTGGGTTAACTCCTACCAGGTAGTTCCACTCTGACGGTATATCGCCGATCTCAGCTTCAGGATTTTTTAGCCAGTGAAACTGATGTAGTTCAAGGCCCGAAGCGCGATTTACGTAATCTAGAGTTAAGGAGCGGCATTTCTCATTGTTGAAAATCATGACACTTGTCCAGTTCTTCATTTTGTACGATGTTTGGACTTTGTTTAGGAACTTGAGACCTTCTTCAGCTTCGTGTTTATGCTTTACAACTTGAACAGAGTACCGGCTATCTCGGAGATCCCAAAGCTTGGCAATATCGTCTAGTAGAAGCATGTCGTTATCCATGAATATGGACCAACCGTCATAATTGCTAAGGTAGGGCACTAGAAACCTTGAGAATGAGAACTCAGTGGACTGTAGCGGGTCTAAAGGGCGGTCAAAAATACTTTTTATATGACTTAGACAAATGGGCGTAATCGAGACTGGTTGACTCGACCTTTGAATAATACTTGACTGCAGGACATTATACGCCACAGAGACATTTCTATCGTATCCGATAAATATTCTGATCATGAAAAAAGCTCATTGAGGTGTTTAAATGTAATTAATTAGACGCTAGTATAGGATTATATGATTTGTCAAATGCCAAAAAGCTCACGATATCCTCGATATATACAGGGTGGAGAGTATGAATCTTTGCGTTATTCAAGCTAGACTTGGCTCTAAGAGGCTTCCACGCAAAATGCTTTTAGATTTACATGGCTTTCCCGTGATTGAATGGGTTATCAGAAGGCTCTTACGATCTCGAAACCTGGATAAAATCGTGTTAGCAATACCCCAGAATGATTTTGAGTTGGAAATGATCGGAGGCAAAATGGGGATTCCCGTTTATAAAGGGGACGAAGACGATGTTTTAGGGAGATTTAGGCTAGTCACAGACAAGCTGAAGCCTAGAAACGTTGTAAGAGTGTGTGCCGATAACCCGTTCGTAGACCCTGTTGAGATTGATCGACTTATTTCCTATTTTTCTTGTAATAAACTAGATTATGCATACAATCATATTCCTAGAAACAACCAGTATCCAGATGGTTTAGGGGCAGAGATTTGCACGATTGAATGTCTAGAAAGTATTTTTAGCAATGCTTCTGGCAAGGAACAGAGAGAACACCTATTTAATTATCTTTGGGAGAATCAAGAGTGCTTTCAGATTGGCACTTTTGACCCTTTGAATGTTGAGTGTCATAAGCCTCATTTACGTTTTGATATTGATACATTGCACGATCTACATAAGCTTAGAAGAATGAATGTGACGATCCAATCAACAATTAATTGTATCGTCAAACAAGGTGAGGGAGTAAGTGAATGAAAGAAATTCATAGTGCGTTTGATGTGTCACGCAGGTTTAATCCCTACATTATTGCCGAAGCAGGAGTAAACCATGAGGGAGACCTAGACCTTGCTAAACGTTTAGTTGATGAAGCTAAACTTGGTGGAGCAGATGCAATTAAGTTTCAGACTTACAAAGCAGAGAAAATCGCTTCAATAAATTCTCCTGCATACTGGGACTTAAAGAAGGAAAGAACTGAAAGTCAATTTGAGCTGTTTAAAAAGTACGATGGATTTGGAGAGTGTGAGTATCAGGAGCTAGCCAAATACTGTGCGAAAGCCGATATTGAGTTTATGAGCACACCGTTTGATTTAGAATCAGCAAACTTTCTAAACCCCCTTGTGAACGTTTTCAAAATATCATCTTCAGATATCACTAATAAGCCATTTTTAGAGCACATAGGTTCGCTCAATAAGCCAATAATACTATCTACGGGCGCATCATTTGTTCATGAGATTCAGGAAGCGCTTGGATGGCTTGAGCCATATAATGTGCCGGTTGCTCTATTGCATTGCGTGTTGGACTATCCAACAGCTGATGAGAATGCAAACCTAGCAATGATCACAGATCTTCAGGATAAGTTTCCAAGTCACGTAGTTGGATACTCAGATCATACGCTTCCAGGTGAAATGAAGATTTTAGAAACAGCAGCAGTGCTAGGTGCTAGAATTATAGAGAAGCACTTTACCCATGATAAGAATTTACCTGGGAATGATCACTATCATGCTATGGATTACAATGATCTTCTGACGTTCCAGCATAGGTTAAAAGTATTGCAGGCTATCTTGGGTAATGTAAAGAAGGAGCCTTTAGAAAATGAAAGATCAGCAAGGTTGAATGCGAGAAGAAGCTTGGTTCTCGCAAGACCTTTAAATTCGGGAGATAGACTCTCAATAGAAGATTTAACTTGGAAAAGGCCTGGTACCGGAATTAGTCCCAAATATGTGGAAAGCGTACTTTCAATGAAAGTGACGCGAGATATTAAAATTGACGAGATTCTTAATTGGCGTGATATAGATACATAGTTGGTAGTATCTATTTGGGCTTCTTAATAAGAGATTAGTTAACCCAAATATGGTAGATGTAATATTTCTCAATGACTTTAAACCCGCAAGAGTTGTATAGTTTGCAAGCTCCCACGTTTTCGCACTGAGTATAAACATCTACATATTTAAGGTTTTCCTCTGTGAATTTCTGTGCCGCGCCTTCTATCAGCATTTTACCAATTCCATGTCCTCTATATTTGTGATCGACTGCGATTAAACCTATTCTTCCTCGATCTCCGTGTTTAGCTAGGGTTATCATTCCTCGTATCTTATCATCTGACTTACTTGCAAGGTTTTCAAATGCTATTTCTCTGCGAATAGATCTAGTAATCCAGCATCTATAAAGTTCTTCAAACTTTTCTCTCGCAATATTCGGATCTCTATTAAATCTTGAGAATTGTCCGCTTTGAATTGCCAGAGATTCGAGTTCTTCGCTACTTTCAGAAGGGGAGATAGATACTATATCCTTACAAATACTATTTTTTTTCAGAGGTAAAGTAGCACTATACTTCACTTTTCCCCCTATTAGAAAGTTCTCGAGTTGTGGTAGAAGTTGATGGCTTTCAATGTAAGCCAATTTGATAGATCTTTGTTGTAGAGCTTTTTTAATGTCGAATCCACCTTCACTCGTTGGCTTCAACTTTGCTACGCCAAAACTAAAAAAATCACTATCCCATTCCAATGATTCTATTTCTAGCAAGATTCAGCTCCGCTGAGTGAGGCTTCTCTGTGTAATGATCTTTGCCAAGAGTTACTAAAGTAGCTATTTATCTTTTCTATGACTTTGTCTTGATCATCTCTAGTAAGTTCGTAGTAACAAGGCAAACGAATGAGTCGCTGACTTATGTCCTCCGTAACTTTTAGTCTCTGGTTAGTATTCCAAAACGTCCTTCCCATAGGTGAAGTGTGTAGAGGAACGTAATGGAAAACGGCATGGATGCCTGATCTATTCATATGAGAAATAAAATGGTCTCGATCGTGTTTCGATTTTTCGAGAATTATGTAAAACATATGACCATTGTGTTTAGAGCCCTCTGGGCAATGTGGAAGTTGAATATACCCTTTTTGAGAAAGAGGTTTAAGTGCTTTGTAGTAGTAGCGGTAGATAGCTTCCCTTTTAGAAGTAATTTTGTCAGCTTCCTCTAGCTGAGCATAAAGGAAAGCAGAGATTATTTCGGAAGGTAAGAAGGACGAGCCCTCGTCGACCCATGTGTACTTGCTGACTTCCCCTCTAAAAAATTTTGACCTATTTGTACCTTTTTCATGAATTATCTCTGCTCTCTCTAGAAAAATCTTATTGTTGATTACAAGAGCACCTCCTTCTCCGCAAATAAAGTTCTTTGTTTCATGAAAACTATATGCTCCGAGGTCACCTATAGTACCTAGAAAGTCATCTTTATATCTTGCGTGAACTGCCTGAGCTGCATCCTCAACTACCAGAATCCCATGGCGTGACGCTATGTCCATTATGGTTTTCATTTCGCAGGCGACACCAGCGTAATGCACAGGTACAATAACTTTCGTTCGTTTAGTAATAAGATCTTCTAGAAGTGTTTCATCCATGTTTAGGGTATCAGGCCTAATATCGACAAACTTAAGATTTGCTCCGCATCGCAAAAATGCGTTAGCCGTAGATACAAAAGTATAAGATGGGAGTATAACTTCATCTCCATCCTCTAAATTTGCCAAGATAGCTGCCATCTCCAATGCGGCCGTTCCAGATGTAGTTAGTAATACTCGATTTGCCTTGAAAGCTTCTTGCATCCAATATTCGCATTTCTTGGAAAAGTATCCATTTCCTGCAAGTCTTCCTCTTAATACAGCTTGCGAAATATAATGTAATTCTTTTCCGACAATAAAAGGCTTGTTGAAAGGTATTGAATTATTCGGTTCAATCACTAGGTGATCCTTCAGGATATGCTGTTGAATTTCTTAAAGAGAGCTGGATATTTTGGTCTTATGCTGCTTAATATACTACATCTAAGATCACTGCTCAGCGAAAAAATATTCAAGTCTCACTTGGGCCCGAAGGTACTTTTGACTACACTATTTATCCATGATGAACACAAGGTTTAGCTTTGAAAGAAACCACTATCGAAGCATGTAGGCCACTTATATCAGTAGTAATTCCCGTCTATAAGTGTGCTGACTGTCTTATAGAGTTGACGAATCGATTACAGATTAGTTTGGATGAAGTTAGTAAAAGATTTGAGATCCTACTTGTCGATGATTGGAGTCCAGATAATTCCTGGGAAATTATCCAAGATCTGGCACACTCGAACCCAACGATAAAAGGCATTCGTCTCTCGAAAAACTTCGGTCAGCATTATGCTATTGCTGCCGGGGTAGACCAAGTTTTGGGTGATTGGCTTATTGTTATGGATGGAGACCTTCAAGACCTGCCTGAAGAGATACCAAATTTGTATAAGGTAGCTACTGAGGGAGATTTTGATGTGGTTATGGCTAGGCGTAGGATTCGTCGAGACGCCTTTCTCAAGAAGGAGATCTCAAGACTGTTCTATCGAGTTTTGAGCTATTTGACAGATTCTCGCCTTGATCCAGCAATCGCAAACTTCGGGATTTATCGTCGAAATGTCGTCTCCGTAATCAGAGATATGACTGAAAGTATTCGTTACTTCCCTAGTATGGTAAGGTGGTCTGGATTCTCTCAAACAACACTTGATGTTACTCATGGTGGACGCCCTCACGGTGAATCGGCGTATAGCGTAAAAAAACTTCTAAGCTTGGGTATTGATGTGATCTTAGCTTATTCCGATAAACCACTCAAACTTACTGTCAAATTTGGATTTTTTCTTTCGATTTCTTCTTTGGTTTTCGTCTCCTATATAGTCTTCCAGAGACTGACAGGCCAAATAGAGGTGCTAGGATACTCCACCATAGTGGCTTCAGTATGGTTGTTGTCAGGGGTGATAATATTTATCCAAGGGATACTCGGTTTATATGTGGGAAAGATATTTGAATGTACTAAAGCGCGTCCGGTTTATATCATAAGTAAAACTGTTAATATGTTAGAGAATAAGCCCTCGAAAGAGTGAGGTTAGAATGCGAGATCAAATACTATCTTCCATCGAGAAGTACAATGTCATTTTGGTGTTTGCTATTATGACTGTGACTCAACTACCCTTGAGTGGATTTCCTGGTGGTCATCACGGGTGGGTGACATCTCATAATCTTGCTCTTTCTGGAAACTCCACAGTAGCAAACTACTTTGTTGGCTACACGATTCAGTTTGCTCAAGATTATTATTACTTTTTACGTTCGCCTTTTCCTAGTTATATCGTGATGAGCCTGCCTCAATATTTTTTCGAATCTATGATCGATCAGATTTTCTACACTAAAATATTGAATGCTGTCATAATTTCATTGAGCATTTTCTTTTTTCAAAGAGTGCTTATATGCCTTGAAATTTCACGGCTCAAAGCTATTGCGATTACACTTCTCAGTTTCTCGGGTCACTATGTCACTTTCTATCGCGATCTTGTAACGCCAGATGTTTACTCATTGTTGGGCATAGCGATTGCAATATATGGCATATCGCTGAAGATAACAGCAGACAGGATTTTTCCTCTATATGTTTGTGCTGTCTTAGCTCCTATGTTGGGTTGGGGATACTCAGTTATACCTACATTTTTTGTATACTGGTTTCTAATGCTTAGAGTATTCCATAAAAATACAACGTTCTATATTGCGTTAAAGTCTTCTTTAAGACATTCGAGCTTTATATCTTTGTTTCTTGCGTGCATAGTAACAGCATCTTTTCTAACTCATAATATTCTCGCCGAGGCTTTTGTTCGAGGGGTCTCGTTAACAGAGGTTGGCATTGTGAAATCGGCGCTTTTTAGGTTGGGTATAGAAGAGGGAGCCTCTACTACGCAGTGGGTCTACTATCTATATGAAAAAATGGCCAAGTACTTTCTTAAGGGCTTTACACCGATTTGGTATTTTAAGGTCTCAAGCCCTACACATATTGTAAAAGCACTCTCTATGAGTTTCATTTGCGTGCTCTTCATCTCCTGTATTTTTATATTTAGGCGATCCTTTGGGAGGCTATCTGAACGCAAGAGAATGATCGTTGTGCTGCTGCTTCTCTCTGGCCCGCTGTGGTTGGTACCGATGAGGAACTTGGCTAGATTTCATGACTATACAGCTATAATTTTTTGTCCATCATATATTGCAATTTATTTTGGTGCTCTCCTTTTTCTAAAGAAGAAATTTGAAAAATTTCTTTGTGGCGCTGCCGTAGTTGTCTATATTGCATCTAATGTTCTTTATATGAACCATAAGAACGTGGGAGTCGAATCACTTAACTTGGTCACATCTGAATTTGAGAAAGTTAAAGATTTACTTCCAGAAGGTGTTGTGGTTGACTACCGGCCAAACTATCAAGAAGTTATTCCAGGTGCGCCTCTCGCAGTAGGATACTACCTAAAAGGCCTTAAAGTAGGAACAGAGTTCAATTCCAATTATCTGATTTCACGATCCAATGAAGAAGAAGGGACTTATCGTCTGTTGACGCCAACTCATAAAATGCTGTTTTTATATAAGAGATCAGACCCTGACCATATTGGTAAACAGGTGATAGAAGAGGTTGGTAAAAAAGTTCTTTAAACGGCTGCATGTTGAAATAGTTTCAGGAGATGTGCTAGGGTGTTAGAGAAAAGTTTCATTACGTTCGCGATACCGTACTACTCTAAGCCTAAGTACTTAGTAGAGGCTATAGAAAGTGTGTTTTCACAAACCTGTGAAACATGGCGAATTCACATATTCGATGACAATCCAAATAATCCACTCGATCTAGACTTAATTAACTCTTATCTTGAAGACTCAAGAGTTACTTATTCTTTGAATAGTTCTAATCTAGGGATTGCAAAAAATTGGAATCAATGTCTTGAAAGTGCAAAGACTGACCTAGTTACCATACTACACTCTGATGATTGCTTGTTACCAGATTATATGGAAATGATTTATGATTCTGCATCCCGTTTTGAAGAGGCATCGGCCTATTTTTGCCAGACTGAGATAATAGATTCTAAGGGTAATCAGATATTTTCATTCGTTGATTTTGTTAAAAGATACTTCAGACCAAAAGGTGATCTTTTCCGTGTAGAAGGAGAGTCAGGACTACTATCTCTGCTAAAGGGAAACTATATCATGTGTCCCACGATTTGTTACAAAATGAGTAAAGTAAAAAAACTAAGATTCAATGAAAGATGGCTAATGGTTTTGGACTTGGATTTTTATTTCAGGGTTTTACTATCGGGGAACCACCTTGTCGGTAGTGATAAGCCTGTATATAAATATCGACGTCACAAAGAAAATCAAACTTCGATTCTTAATGATAATCTGAAGAGGTTCAAAGAGGAGATTGATATTTACGCATCTATCTCTAAAGACTGTGTTGATATTGGATGGAATCGAGCTGCAAAAGTTGCGAGAAAGAAGCAAATTGTTAAGGCACACCTTATCTTTCTGTCATTGAAAGACTTACTTAGTTTACGACTTCGCTCGGTTACAAAGAAGCTCCGACTAATACTCCAAAATTGAGGTTGAGTTTATGTCATGGATGGTAATCTTAATTGTTAGTGGGACTCTTCTACTGACAATTTCGCAATTTGGAGGGCGTTTGTCAGCAAGGAATGCTCTAGTGTGGTGGGCTGTTAGTGCCTTTTTAGTGTTATCTCTGATTTTGCCAGGAGCGCTCGAACCGCTAGCAAAGGCACTAGGGATCGAGTTAGTCAGTAACTTGGTAATGGCTAGTTTGATATTCTTTCTCTTTCTGCAGACACTAGAAATGAGTGTCGAGAATACAAGTGCCAACCGTAAGATGAGAATTTTCGTTTCAAAAATTGCTGCTAAAGGATTTGACGTAGGTGGAAGATGGAAGTTCAATCGATGGAAGGCCTTAATAGTGTTGCCTTGCTATAACGAGGAAGAAAATCTTTTATCGCTAATTCCCAAACTAGAGAATATCAAGAGTGAGCATGGAATTGAGTACTGCTTTGTAAATGACGGTAGTACTGATAGCAGCGAAATGATTCTTAACAAACAATGCCCTGATAACTACGTCAGTCATGAGATTAACATCGGAGTTTCGGGTGTTCTCATGACGGGATTCAATATTGCAAAAAATAATGGATATGATTTTGTCGTCCAGTGTGATTCAGACGGCCAGCACCCTCTTGGTGACGTAACAAAGATGATCAACTTTGCCCAGAGTAATAAAGTCGACCTTACAATTGGCAGTCGTTTTAGAGATGTCAGAGTGTTGAAGGCAAATCGAAAAAGTACAACTGCTATGAGGATATTCGGTATTGGGTTGATTAGATTCAGCTTGGGGCTATTTGGACTATTTAGTACTGTGAAAGACCCAACATCAGGCTTTAGAGTATATAGTCGTAAAGCTATTGGTGTTCTAGCTAACTGTATGCCAGATGAGTATCCTGAGCCCGAAAGTTTAGCTCTGATGGCTGTGCACCAATTGAAGGTTGCAGAAATAAGTGTTTCAATGAATCCCAGGGTTGCGGGTGTATCAAGTATTACAGCTACTAAGAAAATTCGATATATGGTCAAGGTTTTTTCATCGTTAGTAGGGTTAAGGCTGAGATCTACTTTTTAGGTAAAAGTTTGAAGAACATCTATTCCAGTTATCAATGCCACTGGTTTAGGCTGAAGACTCCTCGTGCCAATGCCTTCGAGGGATTTTCAACCTATCGTGTGGCTTCGGCCTTCTTTTAATTGCTCTTGGCTCTCGCCTTCCTGAGCGCTTCTTTAGTGGCTGGCTAATTATCGTCGCAAGAATATATTTTTGTAGCTTGTCCAGATTGTTAACGATCACCTGAAAGCGGCAATGAATGAACCATCATTGCCGCTAGAGGATGCTTTGTTAGGGCTCCCTGTGCGTTACCTCGCACAATATTCTAGTAGCCAATTCTTAGTTTAAAATCCTATTCTTTTTTCAGATATTTTTGAGGTTTGAAGTGGACCCTATGGTTTAGACCAGTAGAAGTGATCTGTTAGTTATCCCATCATGCAGCTTCTTTCAAGCACTTCTCACCAACTTTGGTAGTCTTCACTGCGATTCTACTATTATAGGCCATATCTGGAGTCCCGTATTTCAGCCAAGAGTGAGGCCTTTCGCTGTTATAGAAGGAAATATACTTCTCACCGACATCGAGCAAAGCTCGGAATCTTAATTTGATTAATTTGACATCAAGAGGCACAAAGGGTCATCAGTTAACAACATCCTGAGATTATTATGATTAACGATGACTTTCACGTAAAACGAATTGATCACCATGGTATAGTTGCTGGCGTGATCAGAGATTTGGGTATTGATAGCTACGTCGATCGACGGTTAGGCTCTTCAGGCAACGAATCTGTCTCTACTGGGCAGGCTGTGGCCGCTATGATCATCAATGGACTCGGGTATACTGACAAGCCATTGTCCATGACAACAGAGTTTTTTGAACAGCTTCCGACCCGAGTATGCCAGGGTGTCTGAGACAGTTTTGACTAAAGTTTAAGAAACTATTAGTCAGACTACCGGAATGGACTTTCGTTCAATTTTAACGTTTATACCAACGTTCTCTGCTGGAACGGTTAGCCTTGGGCCTGCTTTGTTAAAGCGCTCAGGAAAGCTGCTGAAAGCCTTTTTTAAGACCTTCTTCCGTTCTTCAAGCACTTCTTCTGTACGACCTTCGTAAACCATTGCTGGTGTTAACAGGCCAAGGTTAATGTGGCGATGATCGTGGTTATACCATTCGAAAAACTTCTTCATCTCTACTTTGGCCTAATCAAGGTTTTTATACCAACCGCGAAAAAACCGATGGTACTTTAAGGTCTTGAACTGGGACTCAGAAAAAGCGTTGTCGTCACTTACACGAGGTCGAGAAAAACTTCGACTTAATCCCAAGAGTGCAACCAACTCCACTGTTGAAGCGGCTTTCATTGGACTACCTCGATCGGAATGAATCGTCAAGCTTTCTTCGATTAAATTTTTATTTTGTAAACTCTCTCGAATGAAATGCTGTGCTAGATCCGCATTCTCGCGTTCCGACACCATCCAACCAACAACATAACGACTGTACACATCAAGCATCACGTAAAGAAAATAGTACTTCCCTATAAAAGGCCCAGGAAGCCGAGTAATGTCCCAACTCCAGACTGTATTTGGTCCAGTTGCCTTAATAATTGGTTTGGGATGTTTCTGTTTACGCCTAACCATTCTTCGCTCTCGCGATAGGCTATTCTCCTGTAAGATACGATACATTGTCCGAATGGAGCAATACCACTTGCCTTCATCCAAAAGTTTGCTATAAGCCTGATAGGGGCTGTCTTCGATATGTTTCTCTGAGCATAAAATACTCAATACTTCTTCCCTTTGCTCATTAGATAATTTATTCACTGGTGCAGCTTTCCTTGCTCCAGTAGGTTGTTTTCGAGGCTTTAGGGATCTGTACAGGCTCGCTCTGGAAACTCCACTAAGCTTTGCATACCAGGTAAGATCAGCCTTAATAGTTTTGTTCTTGTGGTAACGAGTTAGTCGCTGTCTGATTTGGGATTGGGTGGTTTTGGAAGTTGAATCCCGAACATCTCCGATACTTTTTTTTGAATATCGATGATAGCTTCGGCATGTTCAAGCCTTCTAGTAGCTGTTTCTAGCTGCTTGCGAAGCCTTTCATTCTCACGCTTGAGCTTAGCTTCATTGTCAGGTTTAGGCCCCCTCTTCTTGCTAAAAACGCCCGCAAGTGCATCCTCAGCTTCGCTCTTCCACTTACTCACTTGATTCGCATAGAGACCTTCTCGTCTCAACAGTTTACCAACCTCTCCGCGCTTACACTGGGCAAGTTCCTCTAGAATCCTGGCCTTGTATTCTGGGGAGAATGTTCTTCGACCTGGCTTCTCATTAATCTGTTCGGATGATAGGCTAGAGCTAGCTGTTTGATTTTCTTTGTTTTTGTTATCTGACATTTGAGATCCTTCATATACCGCCCTTTGTTATACTGAATTATCGGTATAGTTGTCTCATCTTTTCCTGGCACATAGAGTTCTGGTAAGGATCTCTCTTTTGTGAGGTGGCGGATTGATCAGATGGTAAGGAAATTTGCATCACGTCAACAGCCAGTAAAACGTGGAGGTCGCTCATGGAGTAAGTGGAGCCATAGTGAAATATATGATAAGTGGAAGCTCTTTAACGGTTATCATGTAAAACCTAGGCAGTGTACATCATGAGCAGCAGTCCCATAAACCTTAACGGCGAATTCTCTGGGTAAC of Pseudobacteriovorax antillogorgiicola contains these proteins:
- a CDS encoding ABC transporter ATP-binding protein — its product is MKYSPQMPAIYKNMMETIGIVMKNWLYLRVVGMEREQVRKAISHAKLYLDHHDKAMLNSAISVTLPSFLGVVAIAFLVQFSLEIGTDGSIILAFLYIFTRLVQQLSSVVGGVNALTNEFPSFQIAMRYFSLSQTQPIEESEAKRKSVNIPPSIVIKDMSFSWEKNVEPIYRDYCLEIQAGSIVGIMGESGCGKSTLLQLILGQIEPSKGSLYVAGKPAVTFAKESTRSIAYVGPDPYLFDGTVRDNLCFGLDEVPSDIDIWEALEKAEISSRIVDLDERFDRHREKFSTGEKQRLAIARALLRSPKLLILDEASANLDHSTESHLALTIRKFAGDCTIIMVSHRKNFLKYCNEVIDLGAS
- a CDS encoding KpsF/GutQ family sugar-phosphate isomerase, with protein sequence MYEQADLQTEPNLKSGQTIYKSCIQLLIDELRSLSSRNEDSVSSLLSLIRGSNVQIVTSGIGKSGIIAEKMSSTLRSLSFRAIFLHPVEALHGDLGILETKGLMFIFSNSGSTHELLDLLPHAKSRQFQVIGILGDRESRLARECDIVFDASIQRELCHNNLAPTTSSTISLIVADILAVLVAQSAGITKEEFAYNHPSGSLGKKLTMTVSRLMQKATLIKTDTHFMDIVSSISISGCGSVLVVDDFNHLQGIITDGDIRRAVASRKSDIFSCKASEICTKNPAIISKDRLAIEALQIMEFEKKPVNVIPVVDVNHKVEGVIRIHNIVQEGIS
- a CDS encoding glycosyltransferase translates to MIRIFIGYDRNVSVAYNVLQSSIIQRSSQPVSITPICLSHIKSIFDRPLDPLQSTEFSFSRFLVPYLSNYDGWSIFMDNDMLLLDDIAKLWDLRDSRYSVQVVKHKHEAEEGLKFLNKVQTSYKMKNWTSVMIFNNEKCRSLTLDYVNRASGLELHQFHWLKNPEAEIGDIPSEWNYLVGVNPKTGKPKNVHFTLGGPFFNEFRDIEFSSEWFQARECMNSCSQKSESYDRNNKNSGAELNV
- a CDS encoding cytidylyltransferase domain-containing protein, giving the protein MNLCVIQARLGSKRLPRKMLLDLHGFPVIEWVIRRLLRSRNLDKIVLAIPQNDFELEMIGGKMGIPVYKGDEDDVLGRFRLVTDKLKPRNVVRVCADNPFVDPVEIDRLISYFSCNKLDYAYNHIPRNNQYPDGLGAEICTIECLESIFSNASGKEQREHLFNYLWENQECFQIGTFDPLNVECHKPHLRFDIDTLHDLHKLRRMNVTIQSTINCIVKQGEGVSE
- a CDS encoding N-acetylneuraminate synthase family protein — encoded protein: MKEIHSAFDVSRRFNPYIIAEAGVNHEGDLDLAKRLVDEAKLGGADAIKFQTYKAEKIASINSPAYWDLKKERTESQFELFKKYDGFGECEYQELAKYCAKADIEFMSTPFDLESANFLNPLVNVFKISSSDITNKPFLEHIGSLNKPIILSTGASFVHEIQEALGWLEPYNVPVALLHCVLDYPTADENANLAMITDLQDKFPSHVVGYSDHTLPGEMKILETAAVLGARIIEKHFTHDKNLPGNDHYHAMDYNDLLTFQHRLKVLQAILGNVKKEPLENERSARLNARRSLVLARPLNSGDRLSIEDLTWKRPGTGISPKYVESVLSMKVTRDIKIDEILNWRDIDT
- a CDS encoding GNAT family N-acetyltransferase; this translates as MEWDSDFFSFGVAKLKPTSEGGFDIKKALQQRSIKLAYIESHQLLPQLENFLIGGKVKYSATLPLKKNSICKDIVSISPSESSEELESLAIQSGQFSRFNRDPNIAREKFEELYRCWITRSIRREIAFENLASKSDDKIRGMITLAKHGDRGRIGLIAVDHKYRGHGIGKMLIEGAAQKFTEENLKYVDVYTQCENVGACKLYNSCGFKVIEKYYIYHIWVN